A genomic window from Halogeometricum borinquense DSM 11551 includes:
- the cheB gene encoding chemotaxis-specific protein-glutamate methyltransferase CheB, with protein sequence MSSGRVTVSTASGSNTADGTTRAVIVDDSRFMRTLIRTLLEDGGIDVVAEASDGAAAVETVTEHAPDVVTMDIEMPEMNGIEAVEAIMEDCPTPVLMLSAHAEDDADVTFEALDKGAVDFVTKPGGEVTSSMPSVKRELVEKVQSAAAVDLSATERTKGNVTTAPSRDSQTETATTQTDRSREREQTTSPVSPESRLKRSFPDVSTLVIGASTGGPNVVEEVLGELPADANLRILVVQHMPEGFTRRFADRLDTRSAYNVQEATDGEKIGAGEARVAPGGSHLVVDRDRRGQLTLKLTDTKPVHGVKPAIDLTMASAVETVDGPLAGALLTGMGRDGVDGMGRIHEAGGHTVAQDEATSAIFGMPMRAIETGCIEVVAPAEKVASSILDGLTED encoded by the coding sequence ATGTCTTCGGGGCGGGTCACAGTGAGCACCGCATCGGGGTCGAACACGGCAGACGGCACCACGCGTGCTGTCATCGTTGACGACTCACGATTCATGCGGACACTCATTCGCACCCTCCTCGAAGACGGGGGTATCGACGTAGTCGCAGAGGCGTCTGACGGGGCTGCAGCTGTCGAAACTGTCACAGAACACGCTCCGGACGTCGTGACGATGGACATCGAGATGCCCGAGATGAACGGCATCGAGGCGGTCGAAGCCATCATGGAGGACTGTCCGACGCCGGTGTTGATGCTCTCTGCACACGCCGAAGACGACGCCGACGTGACGTTCGAGGCGCTCGATAAGGGTGCCGTCGATTTCGTCACGAAACCGGGTGGGGAAGTAACCTCCTCGATGCCGAGCGTCAAGCGCGAACTCGTCGAGAAGGTCCAGTCCGCTGCCGCAGTGGACCTCTCGGCGACCGAGCGAACCAAGGGTAACGTCACTACTGCGCCCTCGCGCGACAGTCAGACGGAGACAGCGACGACGCAAACCGACCGGAGCCGCGAGCGTGAACAGACAACCTCGCCGGTGTCTCCGGAATCACGACTCAAGCGGTCGTTCCCCGACGTATCGACGCTCGTCATCGGCGCGTCCACGGGCGGCCCGAACGTCGTCGAAGAAGTTCTCGGCGAGTTACCAGCGGACGCGAACCTCCGCATTCTCGTCGTCCAACACATGCCGGAAGGGTTCACTCGTCGGTTTGCCGACCGCCTCGACACGCGGTCGGCGTACAACGTCCAGGAGGCGACCGACGGTGAGAAAATCGGCGCTGGCGAGGCGCGCGTCGCGCCCGGCGGGTCACATCTCGTTGTTGACCGAGATCGCAGAGGCCAACTCACGCTGAAACTGACGGATACCAAACCGGTTCACGGCGTCAAGCCGGCTATCGATCTCACGATGGCATCGGCCGTCGAGACCGTCGATGGGCCGTTGGCTGGCGCTCTCCTCACCGGGATGGGACGCGACGGCGTGGACGGCATGGGCCGAATCCACGAGGCGGGCGGACACACGGTCGCACAGGACGAAGCAACGTCAGCGATTTTCGGGATGCCGATGCGGGCAATCGAAACGGGGTGCATCGAGGTCGTTGCCCCCGCGGAGAAAGTCGCATCGAGTATTCTGGACGGACTAACGGAGGACTGA